The Leadbettera azotonutricia ZAS-9 genome has a window encoding:
- the fliS gene encoding flagellar export chaperone FliS has protein sequence MAYTNALSAYRETRVKTASQGQLIIMLYDEAVKHLDRGLELLGMNEAAKKDPGKIEQVNKSILKAQEIITELMVSLDFEQGGDIAKNLFSLYTWFNQELLEANIKQDLRRITVIRNMLSELRGAWSEIASKNPAEAAGKAVSGINIAG, from the coding sequence TTGGCCTATACCAATGCGCTATCCGCTTACCGGGAAACCAGGGTTAAGACCGCAAGTCAGGGGCAGTTAATCATCATGCTCTATGACGAAGCGGTAAAACATCTGGACAGGGGGCTTGAACTCCTGGGTATGAATGAAGCGGCAAAGAAAGATCCCGGAAAGATCGAGCAGGTAAACAAATCGATTTTGAAAGCCCAGGAGATCATCACAGAGCTGATGGTGTCCCTGGATTTTGAGCAAGGGGGGGATATCGCCAAGAATCTCTTTTCCCTTTATACTTGGTTCAACCAGGAATTGCTTGAAGCCAATATCAAGCAGGATCTGCGCAGGATTACGGTGATCCGCAACATGCTCAGCGAGCTTCGGGGCGCCTGGAGCGAAATTGCTTCCAAAAACCCTGCTGAGGCGGCCGGCAAGGCTGTAAGCGGCATCAACATTGCGGGATAA
- a CDS encoding helix-turn-helix domain-containing protein, which produces MLVKEMAARSGLSKRTIDNYLRENGSIPSAEAAVKIAKVLGVTVEYLVTGRDPKTGKSRPPLPPHLRSLMDTVEKLSPKGQRLAVKLVRALKDKEEGK; this is translated from the coding sequence ATGCTGGTTAAAGAAATGGCCGCCAGGTCGGGCTTAAGCAAGCGAACCATCGATAATTATTTGAGAGAAAACGGTTCTATCCCCAGCGCCGAAGCTGCGGTTAAAATTGCCAAAGTTCTGGGCGTAACCGTTGAATACCTGGTTACAGGCAGGGATCCCAAAACGGGCAAAAGCCGCCCTCCCCTTCCCCCTCATCTCCGCTCACTTATGGATACTGTAGAAAAGCTCTCCCCAAAGGGCCAGCGCCTTGCCGTCAAACTGGTAAGGGCTTTGAAGGATAAGGAAGAGGGGAAATAG
- the polA gene encoding DNA polymerase I, giving the protein MSQTKPPLYLIDAYGLIYRSYFAFMSKPLRNPAGKNVSALFGFARSVAILLNEGAPSEKGQLQKPLRLVAVFDSLTPTFRHKMYSEYKATRQKAPEDLHEQVPLVEELLKAMGVPALAMDGFEADDIIATLAKQCQKEGRDCYIISSDKDLLQLVGKGTWELRPAKMSNSESGNAAGLSVELVGAAEVKAEWGVNPDKVLDLLSLTGDSSDNVPGVKGVGEVTAVKLMSRYGSLDEIYKNIAGIEGAVGKKLAAGKESAYFSKSLIKLAEEVPLGIKSIDELSVENIDRTAGAQVLLREGIPSVAKMLDKKAQGAAPQAGGAASGTEQAHTGAEAGFSANGGAYSPWEPADEALKGKGVYKTILDLKELEALLAKARKQGLLALDFETDSLDAWNAKPIGISLAIKPKEGFYVPVAPHEGTAPFIEPEKVKALLIPILMDAEMTIAAHNAKYDYKVSRGWGIERWKCKIWDTMVAAWIMDPERNNYSLDSLAGFFFGVTTTAYNDIVAKGSTFDTVALDVACAYSAEDADLCIRVMQHLEPRLKKTNSMDLFAKLEMPLLPILAEMEGIGIKIEPKVLRDYGKELGEELEKIQAETYKTVGHEFNISSPKQLQVVLFEERKLKPGKKTKTGYSTDVAVLEELAHEDKVPALILRHRTLSKLKSTYVDALADLADREGRLHTNFVQTGTATGRLSSREPNLQNIPIREEEGRRIREAFIAKPGCVLVSADYSQIELVVLAHLSGDKNLLEAFTEGKDVHARTAALIFGEKETDVTPDQRRIAKTINFGVMYGMSAFRLANELSISRTDAANFIEAYFKTYSGIRTFIDELVRKTEETGYASTIFGRRRTIAAINSRNKTEKAAAERVAVNTPIQGSAADIVKTAMLNLDKALTKAKSPARLLLQVHDELILECPRDAAKETAELVKREMENAVKLTIPLRVSVETGKHWGDFH; this is encoded by the coding sequence ATGAGCCAAACCAAGCCCCCCCTTTACCTGATTGACGCCTACGGCCTTATATACCGTTCCTATTTTGCCTTTATGAGCAAGCCCTTGCGGAATCCTGCGGGGAAAAATGTGTCCGCCCTTTTCGGGTTCGCCAGGTCTGTGGCGATCCTTTTGAATGAGGGGGCGCCCTCCGAAAAGGGGCAGCTGCAGAAGCCCCTGCGGCTCGTTGCGGTTTTCGATTCCCTGACGCCCACGTTCCGCCACAAGATGTACAGCGAGTACAAGGCCACAAGGCAGAAGGCACCGGAAGATTTGCACGAGCAGGTTCCCCTGGTGGAAGAGCTGCTCAAGGCCATGGGTGTTCCGGCCCTGGCCATGGACGGCTTCGAGGCTGATGACATCATCGCCACCCTGGCGAAACAGTGCCAAAAAGAAGGGCGGGACTGTTACATCATTTCATCGGACAAGGATCTGCTCCAGCTTGTGGGCAAGGGAACCTGGGAACTCAGGCCGGCCAAGATGTCGAATTCCGAGTCCGGGAATGCGGCGGGCCTTTCGGTGGAGCTTGTGGGAGCTGCCGAGGTTAAGGCTGAATGGGGTGTGAATCCCGATAAGGTGCTGGATCTCCTCTCCCTCACCGGGGATTCGTCGGACAATGTGCCGGGGGTCAAGGGTGTCGGCGAAGTTACTGCGGTTAAGCTCATGAGCCGTTACGGTTCGCTGGATGAAATTTATAAAAATATCGCTGGCATCGAGGGCGCGGTGGGGAAGAAGCTCGCCGCAGGAAAGGAGAGCGCCTATTTTTCCAAGTCCCTCATCAAACTGGCTGAGGAAGTTCCCCTTGGCATTAAAAGCATTGATGAACTTTCCGTAGAAAACATTGACCGCACTGCGGGAGCCCAGGTGCTGCTCAGGGAAGGCATCCCGTCAGTCGCAAAGATGCTGGACAAGAAAGCCCAGGGAGCTGCGCCTCAGGCAGGAGGGGCGGCATCCGGGACAGAACAGGCGCACACTGGCGCTGAAGCGGGCTTTTCTGCAAACGGCGGGGCTTATTCCCCCTGGGAACCGGCTGACGAGGCGCTTAAAGGCAAGGGTGTTTATAAAACCATTCTCGATCTTAAAGAGCTTGAAGCGCTTTTAGCCAAGGCCAGGAAGCAAGGGCTTCTGGCTTTGGATTTTGAGACCGATTCCCTTGACGCATGGAATGCCAAACCCATCGGCATTTCCCTTGCCATAAAACCAAAGGAAGGTTTCTATGTGCCTGTAGCCCCCCATGAAGGGACTGCGCCGTTCATTGAGCCCGAAAAAGTGAAGGCCCTCCTCATTCCAATTTTGATGGATGCGGAAATGACCATTGCTGCGCATAATGCGAAGTACGATTACAAGGTGAGCCGAGGCTGGGGCATTGAAAGGTGGAAGTGCAAAATTTGGGATACCATGGTGGCTGCCTGGATCATGGATCCTGAACGCAATAATTATTCCCTCGATTCTCTGGCAGGTTTTTTCTTTGGTGTTACCACTACTGCGTATAATGATATTGTCGCCAAGGGCAGTACCTTTGATACAGTAGCTCTGGACGTCGCCTGCGCTTATTCGGCTGAAGACGCAGATCTCTGCATCAGGGTAATGCAGCATCTTGAACCCCGTCTAAAGAAAACCAATTCCATGGATCTTTTTGCAAAGCTCGAAATGCCCCTGCTCCCCATACTTGCCGAGATGGAAGGGATTGGCATCAAGATAGAACCAAAAGTGTTAAGGGATTACGGCAAGGAGCTTGGGGAAGAGCTGGAAAAAATCCAGGCCGAGACTTATAAAACCGTGGGCCATGAATTCAACATCTCATCGCCTAAACAGCTTCAGGTCGTCCTCTTTGAAGAACGCAAGCTCAAACCGGGGAAGAAAACCAAGACAGGCTATTCTACCGATGTAGCGGTTCTTGAGGAACTTGCCCACGAGGACAAAGTGCCGGCCCTCATTCTGCGTCATCGTACTCTGTCAAAACTTAAATCAACCTATGTGGACGCTCTGGCGGATCTGGCTGACAGGGAGGGACGGCTCCACACCAACTTTGTGCAGACCGGCACTGCCACGGGGAGGCTTTCGAGCAGGGAACCGAATCTGCAGAATATCCCCATACGGGAAGAAGAAGGCCGGCGCATACGGGAAGCCTTTATCGCCAAGCCCGGCTGCGTGCTTGTTTCGGCAGACTATAGCCAGATAGAGCTTGTGGTGCTGGCCCATCTTTCGGGAGACAAGAACCTGCTTGAAGCTTTCACCGAAGGAAAGGATGTGCACGCCCGCACAGCGGCCCTCATTTTCGGAGAAAAGGAAACGGATGTTACGCCCGACCAGAGGCGCATTGCCAAAACCATCAACTTCGGGGTCATGTACGGCATGAGCGCTTTCAGGCTTGCCAACGAATTGAGCATAAGCCGCACTGATGCTGCGAATTTTATCGAAGCCTACTTTAAGACTTACTCAGGGATACGCACTTTTATTGACGAACTCGTCAGAAAAACAGAAGAGACCGGCTACGCCTCTACCATTTTCGGGAGGAGGCGTACCATTGCTGCGATTAATTCGCGCAACAAAACCGAGAAGGCTGCTGCCGAGCGGGTGGCGGTGAATACCCCCATACAGGGTTCTGCTGCGGACATCGTAAAAACCGCCATGCTCAATCTGGACAAGGCCCTGACCAAGGCAAAAAGCCCGGCCCGGCTGCTCCTCCAGGTGCATGATGAACTCATACTGGAGTGCCCAAGGGACGCAGCAAAAGAAACCGCAGAATTGGTAAAGCGGGAAATGGAAAACGCAGTAAAACTAACAATCCCCCTCAGGGTGAGCGTGGAAACAGGAAAGCATTGGGGGGATTTCCATTAG
- a CDS encoding GAF domain-containing protein — MFEAKKETNPEANLALMVESVRAILEGETDLVAGLANASAALKFYLNDINWSGFYLLKGKDLVLGPFQGLPACARIAEGKGVCGKAVMDKKPVLVEDVHKFPGHIACDSASASELVIPLFRGGEIFGVLDLDSPRLARFTELEAEYLEQTGKVIDGFLDRVNFS, encoded by the coding sequence ATGTTTGAAGCGAAAAAAGAAACAAACCCCGAAGCGAACCTCGCCCTCATGGTTGAGTCTGTCCGGGCAATACTGGAAGGGGAGACCGATCTTGTCGCGGGCCTTGCCAATGCGTCGGCGGCGCTGAAGTTTTACCTGAACGACATCAACTGGTCGGGCTTCTATCTCCTCAAAGGAAAGGATCTGGTTCTTGGCCCCTTCCAGGGACTGCCCGCCTGCGCTCGCATAGCAGAGGGTAAGGGGGTCTGTGGCAAGGCGGTAATGGACAAAAAGCCGGTGCTCGTGGAGGATGTTCATAAGTTCCCCGGCCACATTGCCTGCGATTCGGCCTCTGCCTCGGAGCTGGTGATTCCCCTTTTCAGAGGAGGGGAGATCTTTGGAGTGCTGGATCTGGACAGCCCCCGTCTTGCAAGGTTCACGGAACTTGAGGCGGAGTATCTTGAGCAAACAGGCAAAGTGATCGACGGTTTTTTGGACAGGGTGAATTTCAGCTGA
- a CDS encoding NAD(P)-dependent malic enzyme: MKIDPSLKNLNDIFPPDFTEDQKAQAKTLFLKNLSLEAHRFYGGKMQTVPKSGVYGFNWFNAWYTPGVSKISTTIREDKDASFALSNRGNLVAVVSDSTRVLGDGDCTPPGGLGVMEGKAMLMKYLGGVDAVALCVDSKGADGKNDPNKIIEFVKMCQHSFGAVNLEDISQPNCFKVLDELREACDIPVWHDDAQGTACITLAGLLNALKLAGKKLKDAKIVLLGAGASNTTIARLILADGGDPAKMTVFDSKGSLHLGREDIKGDKRNYRKWEICEKTNPGRSPSVEEAIKGADVLIALSTPGPDTVKRAWIRSMAPKAIVFCCANPVPEIWPYAAKEEGAFIVATGRGDFPNQVNNSVCFPGILKGALLVRARKITDGMAIRCAHSIADFSEKRGITPDNIVATMEETDVFAVEAADVAQQAIKEGVARVELSWDEVYKRARADIEAARSLTNDLMKLGHIKEPPQEMLEAALEQAIAAVRK; the protein is encoded by the coding sequence ATGAAAATCGATCCGTCACTCAAAAACCTCAACGACATTTTCCCGCCTGATTTTACCGAAGATCAGAAGGCCCAGGCCAAAACCCTGTTCCTGAAAAACCTTTCCCTCGAAGCCCACCGCTTCTACGGCGGCAAGATGCAGACCGTTCCCAAAAGCGGCGTCTACGGCTTCAACTGGTTCAACGCCTGGTACACCCCGGGGGTTTCCAAGATATCCACCACCATCAGGGAAGACAAGGACGCGTCCTTTGCCCTTTCCAACCGGGGGAACCTTGTGGCTGTTGTTTCCGATTCCACCCGTGTTCTCGGCGATGGCGACTGCACGCCCCCCGGCGGCCTCGGGGTCATGGAAGGCAAGGCCATGCTCATGAAATACCTTGGCGGCGTGGACGCCGTGGCCCTCTGCGTGGATTCCAAAGGCGCTGATGGCAAGAACGATCCCAATAAAATCATCGAATTCGTAAAGATGTGCCAGCACTCTTTCGGTGCCGTCAATCTTGAGGATATAAGCCAGCCTAACTGCTTCAAGGTCTTGGACGAGCTCCGCGAGGCCTGCGACATTCCGGTATGGCACGATGACGCCCAGGGGACCGCCTGCATCACCCTGGCGGGCCTGCTCAATGCCCTGAAGCTTGCGGGCAAAAAGCTGAAGGACGCCAAAATCGTGCTCCTCGGCGCGGGGGCTTCCAACACCACCATTGCGCGGCTCATCCTCGCCGATGGCGGGGACCCTGCCAAAATGACCGTCTTCGACTCCAAGGGCAGCCTCCATTTGGGCCGCGAAGACATCAAGGGCGACAAGCGCAATTACCGCAAATGGGAAATTTGCGAAAAGACAAACCCCGGCCGTTCTCCTTCTGTGGAAGAGGCAATTAAAGGCGCCGATGTTCTCATAGCCCTGTCCACTCCCGGCCCCGACACGGTGAAGAGGGCGTGGATACGTTCCATGGCGCCCAAGGCCATAGTGTTCTGCTGCGCCAACCCGGTACCCGAAATTTGGCCCTATGCCGCCAAAGAGGAAGGGGCCTTCATTGTTGCGACAGGGCGCGGCGACTTCCCCAATCAGGTGAACAACTCCGTCTGCTTCCCCGGCATACTCAAGGGCGCGCTTTTGGTGCGGGCCAGAAAGATAACCGACGGCATGGCCATACGCTGCGCCCATTCAATCGCGGATTTTTCCGAGAAGCGGGGCATCACCCCCGACAACATCGTCGCGACCATGGAAGAGACCGATGTCTTCGCCGTGGAAGCGGCTGATGTGGCCCAGCAGGCGATCAAAGAGGGCGTAGCCAGGGTAGAATTAAGCTGGGACGAAGTCTACAAACGCGCCAGGGCCGACATCGAGGCTGCCCGTTCCCTTACCAACGATCTGATGAAACTGGGGCACATCAAAGAGCCTCCCCAGGAAATGCTTGAAGCAGCTTTGGAACAGGCAATTGCGGCAGTGAGGAAGTAA
- a CDS encoding helix-turn-helix domain-containing protein, whose protein sequence is MFWGRVKRLIEKNGMTQKEAAKASGLSYNTMRGWMYKGIIPIAVDAYKIAQALGVTVEYLVAGKNPRKSQADDIIKKACSLLREAEEKLGSIVT, encoded by the coding sequence ATGTTTTGGGGCCGCGTAAAGCGGCTCATTGAAAAGAACGGGATGACTCAGAAAGAAGCCGCAAAAGCCTCCGGTTTGTCGTACAACACTATGCGCGGGTGGATGTACAAGGGCATAATCCCCATTGCTGTTGATGCCTACAAGATCGCTCAAGCTTTGGGTGTTACTGTCGAGTACCTTGTGGCGGGAAAAAATCCCCGGAAAAGCCAAGCTGATGATATCATTAAAAAAGCCTGTTCCCTGCTGCGTGAGGCTGAGGAAAAGCTGGGTAGTATCGTAACCTGA
- the thrC gene encoding threonine synthase gives MHYYSTRDKNTAVSFADAALGGLAPDGGLYVPETIPLYSGAVKSSLGTMDYADIAFETIKPWVEADIPNAVLEDMVHSAYPFDAPLVSVGDRFVLELFHGPTAAFKDFGARFMARSFSYLRRGEGKPLKILVATSGDTGGAVADGFYGVEGISVTVLYPKGRVSPLQERQIAGLGGNISAIAVEGSFDDCQSLVKQAFGDEVLKKRLVLSSANSINVSRLIPQAAYYSAGAGRASGKQKTGLIVCVPSGNFGNLTAGLYAFKMGAPINLFIAATNINKTVPDFLENGKYEARKSQATLSNAMDVGAPSNFERMAAHFSWEEMRRLILGVYTDDEDTRKTIGAVYRDCAYFLDPHTAVGWHGVDKLRDSGALPCGPWGKGSENPLAVLSTAHPAKFAETVETLTGPVPLPDSLKKAMDRKAEARTITAEFEALKELLLGNTL, from the coding sequence ATGCACTACTATAGTACCCGCGATAAAAATACCGCTGTGAGTTTTGCAGATGCAGCCCTTGGCGGCCTTGCCCCCGATGGCGGCCTCTATGTTCCCGAGACTATCCCCCTCTATTCCGGGGCGGTTAAATCCTCCCTTGGAACCATGGATTATGCCGACATAGCCTTTGAAACCATCAAGCCATGGGTCGAGGCGGATATTCCCAATGCGGTTCTGGAAGATATGGTTCATTCGGCTTATCCCTTTGATGCGCCTTTAGTGAGCGTAGGCGACAGATTTGTGCTGGAACTTTTCCACGGCCCCACCGCAGCTTTCAAGGATTTTGGCGCCCGTTTTATGGCACGGTCTTTTTCGTACCTCCGCCGGGGCGAGGGGAAGCCGCTTAAAATTCTCGTGGCTACTTCGGGCGATACGGGAGGGGCCGTAGCCGATGGATTCTATGGTGTCGAAGGCATCAGCGTTACTGTGCTTTACCCCAAAGGCAGGGTGTCGCCCCTGCAGGAACGCCAGATTGCGGGCCTTGGCGGCAATATATCCGCCATCGCGGTGGAAGGCAGTTTTGACGATTGCCAGAGCCTTGTAAAGCAGGCCTTTGGCGATGAGGTTCTTAAAAAACGTTTGGTTCTCTCGTCGGCCAATTCCATCAATGTATCCCGGCTCATTCCCCAGGCTGCCTATTATTCTGCGGGCGCAGGCAGGGCTTCGGGCAAACAGAAAACCGGCCTCATCGTTTGCGTTCCTTCGGGAAATTTCGGCAATCTGACTGCCGGCCTTTATGCCTTTAAAATGGGCGCTCCTATTAATTTATTTATTGCGGCCACCAATATCAACAAGACAGTTCCCGACTTCCTCGAAAACGGAAAATACGAAGCCCGCAAATCACAGGCCACCCTTTCCAACGCCATGGACGTGGGCGCACCCAGCAACTTTGAGCGCATGGCTGCGCACTTTTCCTGGGAGGAAATGCGCCGGCTTATCCTTGGCGTTTACACCGATGATGAGGATACACGCAAAACCATTGGGGCTGTTTACAGGGATTGCGCTTATTTCCTCGATCCTCACACTGCCGTTGGCTGGCATGGGGTGGACAAGCTTCGTGATTCAGGAGCCCTCCCCTGCGGCCCCTGGGGTAAAGGATCGGAGAATCCCCTGGCTGTTCTTTCAACTGCCCATCCTGCCAAGTTCGCGGAAACCGTGGAGACCCTCACCGGCCCTGTCCCTCTGCCCGATTCGCTTAAGAAGGCTATGGACAGGAAGGCAGAGGCCCGCACTATTACTGCGGAATTTGAAGCGCTAAAAGAATTACTATTAGGAAATACATTATGA
- a CDS encoding tautomerase family protein, which produces MPYIAVNTVQKLSPAIKEKLKAELGRLIAIIPTKDEKGLMVDFSDSHTIYKAGKEVDGAFIDLRLYNKSELEFKKKFTQEVFKLLQNELGIKPEAVYLNIAELETWGGGGDLH; this is translated from the coding sequence ATGCCCTATATCGCGGTAAATACTGTCCAAAAGCTGAGCCCGGCCATAAAAGAGAAGCTCAAGGCCGAGCTGGGCCGCCTCATCGCCATTATCCCCACCAAGGATGAAAAAGGCCTCATGGTCGATTTTTCAGACAGCCACACCATCTACAAGGCCGGCAAAGAAGTTGACGGGGCTTTCATCGATTTGCGGCTCTACAATAAATCCGAGCTGGAATTCAAGAAAAAGTTCACCCAGGAGGTCTTCAAGCTCCTCCAGAATGAGCTGGGCATAAAACCGGAAGCCGTGTACCTCAACATCGCCGAACTTGAAACCTGGGGCGGCGGCGGCGATCTTCATTAA
- a CDS encoding galactokinase, with the protein MTGKELLAGLDSTKAAELFTKLYGSAGVESAKQRYASLIEGILKDKPDWFPRAGFPEVGGELRIFTAAGRTELGGNHTDHNRGKVLAASIQLDSVAIVAPRKDKKVFFRSTGYPDVIVDLSDLSLNEKEKGTTEALVRGIAAELTARGTPVGGFTVNAASTVLPGSGLSSSASVEVLFGRIFDCLYASGKRTALEIAQIGQKAENSYFGKPCGLMDQTACASGGAVAIDFGDPKNPLVRQIDFDLAAEGFALCVVDTHGNHADLTPDYAAIPGEMKAVAAHFGKAVLREVDEETVLAHASEIRKAAGDRALLRALHFYSENRKVDAMLQALEGMKAASDGNAKKSALETFLNLVNKSGDSSWELLQNVYSPKNPGEQGVSLALALTRDFLERSCKGSGACRVHGGGFAGTIQVYLPLDALEDYRRRIETFFGPKSVTVLRIRPIGAAELLFL; encoded by the coding sequence ATGACAGGAAAAGAACTCTTGGCCGGCCTTGATTCAACAAAGGCTGCTGAACTATTTACCAAACTTTACGGCAGCGCCGGAGTGGAAAGTGCCAAACAGCGCTATGCCTCTCTCATCGAAGGGATATTAAAGGATAAGCCTGACTGGTTCCCCAGGGCTGGGTTCCCCGAGGTCGGTGGGGAACTCAGGATCTTTACTGCGGCGGGGCGTACCGAGCTTGGGGGGAACCACACCGACCACAACCGCGGAAAGGTGCTGGCTGCTTCCATACAGCTGGATTCTGTTGCTATTGTCGCGCCCAGGAAGGACAAGAAGGTATTCTTCCGATCCACAGGTTACCCCGATGTGATCGTTGATTTAAGCGATCTTTCGTTGAATGAAAAAGAGAAGGGCACTACCGAGGCCCTGGTTCGTGGCATAGCGGCGGAATTAACAGCCAGGGGGACGCCGGTTGGGGGCTTCACGGTGAACGCCGCTTCTACGGTGCTGCCCGGTTCGGGCCTGTCGTCGAGCGCTTCGGTGGAGGTGCTCTTTGGGCGTATCTTTGACTGCCTTTACGCATCCGGGAAACGCACGGCTCTGGAGATTGCCCAAATTGGGCAGAAGGCTGAGAACAGCTATTTTGGCAAGCCCTGCGGTCTCATGGATCAGACTGCCTGCGCTTCCGGCGGGGCTGTGGCCATCGATTTTGGAGATCCGAAAAATCCCCTGGTACGGCAGATTGATTTTGACCTGGCTGCGGAGGGCTTTGCCCTCTGCGTAGTGGACACCCACGGGAACCATGCGGACCTGACTCCTGACTACGCTGCCATCCCTGGGGAGATGAAAGCTGTGGCTGCCCATTTTGGCAAGGCCGTACTGCGGGAAGTTGATGAGGAAACGGTGCTTGCCCATGCGTCGGAGATACGCAAGGCTGCAGGCGACAGGGCGCTTCTCAGGGCGCTTCATTTTTACAGCGAGAACCGCAAGGTGGACGCCATGCTTCAGGCTTTGGAAGGGATGAAGGCTGCCTCTGACGGAAACGCCAAAAAGTCGGCTCTTGAGACCTTCCTCAATCTGGTGAATAAATCCGGGGATTCCTCATGGGAATTACTGCAGAATGTCTATTCTCCCAAGAATCCCGGCGAGCAGGGAGTGAGCCTTGCCCTGGCCTTGACCAGGGATTTTCTCGAAAGAAGCTGCAAGGGAAGCGGGGCCTGCCGTGTCCATGGGGGCGGTTTTGCGGGAACCATACAGGTTTATCTGCCCCTGGACGCTCTGGAAGACTACCGCAGGCGTATTGAGACTTTCTTCGGCCCCAAGTCGGTAACGGTTTTGAGGATACGTCCTATTGGGGCCGCTGAACTTCTGTTTCTTTGA
- a CDS encoding ATP-binding protein, whose amino-acid sequence MANKVPLIQRREYLDVLIGFRDKRLIKIVTGIRRCGKSTLFELYQDYLRRHGARGQIIAINFENPDFEELRDWKKLYNHIKKRLIPGKMNYVFLDEIQSVPEYQKAADGLYIKKNVDLYLTGSNAYMLSGEIATLLSGRYIEVQMLPLSFKEFVSASGGNESLPRLYNRYLTESSFPYALELNGDRKRINEYLEGIYNTILNKDVIARKKVADPLMLESVLRFMFFNIGNLTSTTNIANTMKSQGRSISVHTVESYLALLRDSYILYRVGRYDIKGKQYLQSGDKYYTADMGLRYFLLGTKNANLGSMLENIIYLELIRRGKRIYVGKAGVQEIDFITDIPGGGTEYYQVSLSVRSADVLARELEPFGKAKDHNPKYLLTLDDDPEVSHNGIRQLYALDWLLGKV is encoded by the coding sequence ATGGCAAACAAGGTCCCTTTAATTCAAAGGCGTGAGTATCTGGACGTTCTTATAGGCTTCAGGGATAAGAGGCTGATTAAGATTGTTACCGGCATACGGCGCTGCGGGAAGTCCACGCTCTTTGAACTGTATCAGGATTATCTTCGCAGGCATGGGGCCCGAGGGCAGATTATCGCCATCAATTTTGAGAACCCCGATTTTGAGGAACTGCGGGACTGGAAGAAGCTCTACAATCATATAAAAAAACGGCTCATCCCCGGAAAGATGAATTATGTGTTTCTGGATGAGATTCAAAGCGTTCCCGAGTACCAGAAGGCGGCAGACGGCCTTTATATAAAGAAAAATGTCGATCTCTACCTGACCGGTTCCAACGCGTATATGCTTTCGGGAGAAATCGCTACCCTGCTTTCGGGAAGGTATATTGAGGTACAGATGCTGCCCCTTTCATTTAAGGAATTTGTATCTGCTTCGGGCGGGAACGAATCCCTGCCACGGCTGTATAACCGTTACCTTACGGAGAGTTCTTTTCCCTATGCCCTTGAATTAAACGGAGACCGCAAAAGGATCAATGAATATCTTGAGGGTATTTATAATACTATCCTCAATAAAGACGTGATTGCCAGAAAAAAGGTCGCCGATCCCCTCATGCTTGAGAGCGTGCTGCGGTTTATGTTCTTCAATATCGGGAATCTTACTTCTACTACCAATATTGCAAATACCATGAAATCTCAGGGGAGGAGTATATCGGTACACACGGTAGAAAGTTATCTCGCCCTTCTCAGGGATAGTTACATTCTGTATCGTGTGGGGCGGTATGATATAAAGGGGAAACAGTATTTACAATCAGGCGATAAATACTACACAGCTGATATGGGTCTGCGTTATTTTCTCCTGGGGACAAAAAACGCCAACCTTGGAAGCATGTTGGAAAATATCATTTACCTTGAATTGATACGCCGGGGAAAGAGGATCTATGTGGGGAAGGCGGGCGTACAGGAGATCGATTTTATTACCGATATCCCCGGGGGCGGAACCGAGTATTATCAGGTTTCTCTTTCCGTGAGAAGCGCCGATGTGCTGGCTCGTGAACTTGAACCTTTTGGCAAGGCGAAGGATCATAATCCGAAATACCTTTTAACCCTTGACGATGATCCCGAAGTTTCCCACAATGGCATACGACAGCTTTATGCTCTTGATTGGCTGCTCGGGAAAGTTTAA
- a CDS encoding YchJ family protein, with amino-acid sequence MKNCPCGSGLDFDECCGPYISGVKDPPTAEALMRSRYSAYAGHAIDYIINTCDREEKDAIDVKQTKDWSEKSTWLGLKILSVEKGGIDDLKGVVEFEASYERDGLKDVHHEKARFRKIAGKWLYQDGDIAPVTVVRSGPKVGRNDPCPCGSGKKYKHCHGNSSAASYGANVLPRNTSN; translated from the coding sequence ATGAAGAATTGTCCCTGCGGATCGGGCCTGGATTTTGATGAATGCTGCGGCCCCTACATTTCGGGCGTAAAAGATCCCCCTACTGCCGAGGCCCTCATGCGGAGCCGCTACTCGGCTTATGCAGGGCATGCCATTGATTACATCATCAATACCTGTGACAGGGAAGAGAAAGATGCAATTGATGTAAAGCAGACAAAGGACTGGAGCGAGAAATCAACTTGGCTCGGCTTAAAGATCCTTTCTGTAGAAAAGGGCGGCATCGACGACTTAAAAGGCGTTGTCGAGTTTGAGGCCAGTTATGAACGGGACGGGCTCAAGGATGTGCACCATGAGAAAGCCCGGTTCAGGAAAATCGCAGGCAAGTGGCTCTATCAGGATGGAGACATTGCCCCGGTTACTGTTGTTCGTTCAGGCCCCAAGGTGGGCCGTAACGATCCCTGCCCCTGCGGCAGCGGCAAGAAATACAAACACTGTCATGGAAATTCCAGCGCAGCTTCCTATGGAGCAAATGTGTTACCTCGTAACACTTCCAATTAA